One part of the Aurantibacillus circumpalustris genome encodes these proteins:
- a CDS encoding Crp/Fnr family transcriptional regulator, whose product MTPIIKSKIEDNLNYFHFYSGMSVDNIPVQEKSELLNNAALIRLKKKSILYAEGEIPKGVYVIKSGKVKVSQLNVNGAVQIFFIYSSGDLFGHRPILCDGKHPVTAVALEDSELLFIEKDHFQNVLRNSNQLSTIFLQSVSHEFTVLVNRINIFAQRSIKERLAYFLLVLNDKYKLPEQSNEQAEIKVNRSDLASCTGTSLENLVRTLRDFKDQNFIRTDGKSIYITDFEALYSLTRV is encoded by the coding sequence ATGACTCCAATTATTAAAAGTAAAATCGAAGACAATTTAAATTATTTTCATTTTTATTCAGGAATGTCTGTAGATAATATTCCTGTGCAAGAAAAATCAGAACTGTTAAATAATGCAGCTTTAATCCGTTTAAAAAAGAAATCGATCCTTTATGCCGAAGGTGAAATTCCAAAAGGCGTTTACGTTATTAAGAGCGGGAAAGTTAAAGTGTCTCAACTAAATGTTAATGGTGCTGTTCAGATATTTTTTATTTATTCATCAGGAGATCTGTTTGGACACAGGCCTATTTTGTGTGACGGAAAACATCCTGTGACAGCCGTTGCTCTTGAAGATTCTGAATTACTCTTTATAGAAAAAGATCATTTTCAAAACGTTCTAAGAAATTCGAATCAACTTTCAACTATTTTTCTTCAGAGTGTGAGTCATGAGTTTACTGTGTTGGTAAACAGAATAAATATTTTTGCTCAAAGAAGTATTAAAGAAAGACTCGCTTATTTTTTACTTGTTTTAAACGATAAATATAAATTACCCGAACAATCAAACGAACAGGCCGAAATAAAAGTGAATCGTAGTGACCTTGCTAGTTGTACTGGTACCTCATTAGAAAATCTTGTAAGAACTCTGAGAGATTTTAAGGATCAAAATTTTATTCGCACCGACGGTAAGAGTATTTACATTACAGATTTTGAAGCCTTATATTCACTAACAAGAGTTTAG
- a CDS encoding helix-turn-helix domain-containing protein: MENSIGQRIKELRTHYNLSVKEFAGKCGLSHVAIFHLENGRTLKPHRSSLQRMATIFGTTADWLLFAKNEMLPNGNKEIYSDEVEENSFWKEEAYLEIKSKNLMLEKEVERLWQMLSHFTTGSKPNFERMLDAS, from the coding sequence ATGGAAAACTCAATTGGACAACGCATAAAAGAGCTTAGAACTCATTACAATCTTAGTGTAAAGGAATTTGCAGGTAAATGTGGTTTATCACACGTCGCAATTTTTCATTTAGAAAATGGAAGAACGCTTAAACCACACCGAAGTTCTCTTCAAAGAATGGCTACAATTTTTGGCACAACGGCCGACTGGCTTCTATTTGCAAAGAACGAAATGCTACCTAATGGGAACAAAGAAATATACTCAGATGAAGTCGAAGAAAATAGCTTTTGGAAAGAAGAAGCTTATTTGGAAATAAAAAGTAAAAATTTAATGCTTGAAAAGGAAGTTGAAAGACTGTGGCAAATGTTAAGTCATTTCACTACAGGATCAAAGCCGAATTTTGAGAGGATGCTTGACGCTAGCTAA
- a CDS encoding T9SS type A sorting domain-containing protein yields MKQIYSQKHKATFLRKFALLTILLVSFSYLGFAQQSYTFTNCGATGSVGPTQTQVNTAYLSTNLNGLVTTTISGMQTWTVPFTGIYRIEARGAQGGISSSIGGSNGASMAGNFNLIAGEVLRILVGQQGDDGGTGPGGGGGGSFVVRTPYTTTTSAILVAGGGSGAGTYLSAPGLTTTAGGTGAVAGGINGNGGLGGIRGAGGGGFLTDGDPCSASTLYSSPGQAFVNGGRGGPLTNNTTCNFTANGGFGGGGSHGGYCINNGGAGGGFSGGGGSSNTVAGGGGSINSGINQVNASGVNTGNGKVIITELCNISLSSLTSSSINAICNGNSATLTTNAVSNYSWSTGASSSSVVVSPTTTTTYTLGATSSSNCTAFSAITITVNGSLPVLTVANTASASGGICPTQTVMLTANGALVHNWAGGSIPVTNGVVFSPTSAVSYTVSGVNGCGTTTAVTSVSVHPFPTVNPATSTSTLCAGGSVTLTATGNATNYVWSGGAGGITNGVGFTPPLTATYTVIGTSALSCTAFATMPVTVYPTPVNVPTANPGLVCIGGSSTLSATGALSYTWSSATQTVNTANFIVTPVLGTTTYTITKANSSCVNTQVLSLQTNPLPTVFAIVTPTVVCALTPATLAIGGALTYTWTSPGPPTYTFTGSSPIVSPIAPSVYSVAASDGTCISTTTVFLNANPNPTITATASTPSLCEGQTVNLNASGGINYTWTATGGGIFNGASIADTPTTATAYNVTGDNSFGCTSGASQVVLVYAKPNLTVTSNKALICSGGGATLTALGASTYSWDANANNVLTQAAVVNPIALTSSAIIYTVEGTNSSTGCKNTQTVAVSVFIPTLTISGSTNTCSGGLINLNGGNGVLGTYNWHTGSGTPITNQILQIPLTVASVFTLTANSNSVGLICPATQTIALGIYYNPTITAVPARTLICVKESVEITAAGGSSYAWDNTMTGPTITVSPTGTTANYTVTGTDDNGCSSTATVQVKISNCSGLNELSNLNSGVSIYPNPNDGKFTIQTSADLKLSLVNELGQLIRVINLSANNNYEVNISDLAKGIYFVSGQIDGLQIYQKIVVTK; encoded by the coding sequence ATGAAACAAATCTACTCACAAAAACATAAAGCAACTTTTTTAAGAAAATTCGCATTACTGACTATTTTGTTGGTAAGTTTTTCTTATTTAGGATTCGCCCAACAGAGCTACACTTTTACGAATTGTGGGGCCACTGGTAGTGTCGGACCAACCCAGACACAGGTTAACACAGCGTATTTGAGTACTAATCTAAACGGACTAGTTACTACCACGATTAGTGGAATGCAAACTTGGACAGTGCCGTTTACAGGAATATACAGAATAGAAGCAAGAGGTGCACAAGGTGGTATTAGTAGCTCAATCGGCGGTTCTAACGGAGCTTCCATGGCAGGAAATTTTAATTTAATTGCCGGTGAAGTTCTTCGGATATTAGTTGGTCAACAGGGTGATGATGGTGGAACAGGACCAGGTGGTGGTGGTGGTGGATCGTTTGTTGTGAGAACACCGTACACAACAACAACGTCTGCAATATTAGTTGCCGGAGGTGGAAGTGGGGCTGGAACTTATTTATCCGCTCCTGGCTTAACTACTACCGCAGGTGGAACTGGCGCTGTAGCCGGCGGGATAAATGGAAATGGTGGCTTGGGTGGCATCCGTGGCGCAGGTGGTGGCGGTTTTTTAACCGATGGAGACCCCTGTAGTGCTAGCACTCTCTATTCAAGTCCAGGTCAAGCTTTTGTAAATGGCGGAAGAGGTGGTCCTCTTACAAACAATACTACTTGTAATTTTACGGCTAATGGTGGGTTTGGCGGTGGCGGTAGCCATGGTGGTTATTGCATCAATAATGGTGGTGCTGGCGGTGGTTTTTCTGGCGGAGGTGGATCCTCCAATACAGTAGCCGGCGGTGGTGGCTCCATCAATAGTGGTATCAATCAGGTAAATGCATCTGGTGTAAATACTGGAAATGGAAAAGTAATAATAACCGAGTTATGTAATATTTCCCTATCAAGTTTAACCAGTAGTAGTATTAACGCGATTTGTAATGGTAATTCAGCTACCTTAACGACCAACGCTGTAAGTAATTATTCGTGGAGCACAGGCGCAAGCAGTTCTTCTGTTGTGGTTTCTCCAACAACTACAACTACTTATACTTTAGGCGCAACAAGTTCTTCTAACTGTACAGCCTTTTCTGCTATCACTATCACAGTAAACGGATCTCTTCCCGTGTTAACGGTTGCTAACACCGCAAGTGCAAGTGGAGGAATTTGTCCAACACAAACAGTTATGCTTACAGCAAATGGTGCTTTGGTTCACAATTGGGCTGGTGGATCAATTCCTGTTACCAACGGTGTTGTGTTTTCTCCCACTTCAGCAGTTAGTTATACTGTGAGTGGCGTGAATGGCTGTGGTACAACAACGGCTGTGACTTCAGTTTCAGTTCATCCTTTTCCAACGGTTAATCCTGCAACAAGCACTTCTACTTTATGTGCAGGTGGTAGTGTAACGCTTACAGCAACTGGTAACGCAACCAATTATGTTTGGTCTGGCGGTGCTGGCGGTATCACTAACGGTGTGGGTTTCACACCTCCGTTAACGGCAACTTATACCGTTATTGGAACAAGTGCTTTAAGTTGTACAGCTTTTGCTACTATGCCGGTTACGGTTTATCCAACGCCGGTTAATGTACCTACCGCAAATCCCGGTTTAGTTTGTATTGGGGGTTCTTCTACCCTTTCTGCAACAGGAGCTCTTTCTTACACCTGGTCGAGTGCCACACAAACGGTAAACACAGCCAATTTTATTGTGACTCCGGTTTTGGGAACTACAACATATACCATTACTAAAGCAAATTCTTCATGTGTTAATACACAAGTACTTTCACTGCAAACGAATCCTTTACCAACTGTTTTTGCGATTGTAACTCCTACCGTAGTTTGTGCACTAACACCTGCAACGCTTGCCATTGGTGGTGCTCTAACTTATACGTGGACGTCTCCAGGACCTCCAACTTATACCTTTACCGGTTCTAGTCCTATTGTTAGTCCTATTGCGCCTTCAGTTTATTCAGTGGCTGCTTCTGATGGAACTTGTATTAGTACAACCACTGTGTTTTTAAATGCAAATCCAAATCCAACAATTACGGCTACAGCGAGCACACCTTCATTGTGTGAAGGTCAAACCGTTAACCTTAATGCAAGTGGTGGAATTAATTACACTTGGACTGCTACCGGTGGTGGTATTTTTAACGGAGCTAGTATTGCTGATACACCAACAACGGCTACCGCTTATAATGTAACAGGTGATAATTCTTTTGGTTGTACTTCCGGTGCTAGTCAGGTTGTTTTAGTTTATGCAAAACCTAACTTAACGGTAACATCAAATAAAGCCTTGATCTGTTCTGGTGGTGGCGCCACTTTAACAGCTCTTGGAGCTAGCACATACAGTTGGGATGCAAATGCCAACAATGTTTTAACTCAGGCAGCTGTTGTAAATCCAATTGCACTTACTTCAAGTGCTATTATATATACCGTGGAAGGAACAAATTCCAGTACAGGTTGTAAAAACACTCAAACAGTTGCAGTAAGCGTATTTATTCCAACACTTACTATTAGTGGTAGCACAAACACTTGTTCTGGCGGACTAATTAATCTAAATGGAGGTAATGGCGTTTTGGGTACATACAACTGGCATACAGGTAGTGGGACTCCAATTACCAATCAAATTTTACAAATACCGCTTACTGTAGCATCTGTATTCACTCTTACTGCCAATAGCAATTCTGTTGGTTTAATTTGTCCTGCAACACAAACCATTGCTTTGGGTATTTATTACAATCCTACCATTACTGCTGTTCCTGCAAGAACGCTTATTTGTGTAAAAGAATCTGTTGAAATTACGGCAGCCGGAGGCTCAAGTTATGCTTGGGATAATACCATGACAGGGCCAACCATTACAGTATCTCCAACTGGTACCACTGCGAATTATACAGTAACAGGAACAGATGATAACGGTTGTAGTAGTACCGCAACGGTTCAAGTGAAAATATCAAACTGCTCTGGATTAAATGAATTAAGTAATTTGAACAGTGGAGTAAGCATTTATCCAAATCCTAACGATGGTAAGTTTACTATTCAAACGAGCGCCGATTTAAAATTGAGTTTAGTAAATGAACTCGGCCAATTAATCAGAGTTATTAATTTGTCGGCTAACAATAATTATGAAGTGAACATCAGTGATCTTGCAAAAGGAATTTATTTTGTTAGTGGACAAATAGATGGGCTTCAGATTTATCAAAAAATTGTGGTGACGAAATAA
- a CDS encoding glycine-rich protein — MKHNYISILKLKSFYAVCFALLNFSLIKGQITQTFSYTGGTQIFTVPSCVSTISVEVWGAEGGYGYFGGSVPAGLGGKGGYAAGIITVTQGSVLYLNVGGMGVNGGTGVGGTGGFNGGGLGGSYSTLYGGGGGGGASDIRNGGNALTNRVIVGGGGGGGSSYVVATGGDGGGLTGGNGMQYGGVVSTKSGLGGTQTTGGVAGTDTQAGSAVGTAGALGIGGNSGVAGCSGGGGGGYYGGGGGSGCNGGGGGGGSSYLGGLTNTTTISGVRNGNGLITFTYNFNGAGVIASATSLSICTGSTPTLTASNVLSYTWTPGGSNATSITVSPTSNTSYTVRGTNSLGCISTAIMNVTVDPGIPVLTVANTASASGGICPTKTVILTASGASGYTWTGGLIPVTNGVVFSPTSAVSYTVSGVNACGTTTAVTSVSVHPFPTVNPVTSTSTLCAGGSVTLTATGNATNYAWSGGTGGITNGVGFTPPLTATYTVIGTSALSCTAFATMPVTVYPTPINVPTANPGLICIGGSSTLSATGALSYTWSSTTQTVNTANFIVTPVLGTTTYTITKANSSCVNTQVLSLQTNPLPTVFAIVTPTVVCALTPATLAIGGALTYTWTAPGPPTYTFTGSSPIVSPVVPSIYSVSASDGTCISTTTVFLNANPNPTITATASTPSLCEGQTVNLNASGGINYTWTATGGGIFNGASIADTPTTATAYNVTGDNSFGCTSGASQVVLVYPKPSLTVTSNKALICSGGAATLTALGASTYSWDANANNVLTQAAVVNPIALTSSAVMYTVEGTNSNTGCKNTQTVLVNVFVPTLTINGSTNTCSGGLINLTAGNGVLGTYNWHTGSGTPITNQILQMPLTVASVFTLTANSNSIGLICPATQTIALGIYYNPTITAVPARTLICTKESVGITAAGATSYAWNNTMTGPTITVSPTGTTANYTVTGTDDNGCSSTATVQVKISNCSGLNELSNLNSGVSIYPNPNDGKFTIQSKVDLKLNLVNELGQFIRMIELSAANKHAVNITDLAKGIYFVSGQIDGLQIYQKIVVTK, encoded by the coding sequence ATGAAACACAATTACATTTCAATTCTAAAACTAAAATCATTTTATGCAGTATGCTTTGCACTGCTAAATTTCAGTTTAATTAAGGGACAAATCACTCAGACTTTTAGTTATACAGGAGGTACCCAAATATTCACTGTTCCTTCATGCGTATCAACTATTTCGGTAGAAGTATGGGGAGCAGAAGGAGGTTATGGCTATTTTGGTGGAAGTGTACCAGCTGGTTTAGGAGGGAAAGGAGGATACGCTGCTGGGATAATAACTGTTACTCAGGGCTCTGTTTTGTATCTTAATGTAGGCGGCATGGGTGTAAATGGAGGTACTGGTGTGGGTGGAACAGGTGGTTTTAATGGTGGCGGATTAGGAGGTTCTTACTCAACTTTATATGGCGGAGGCGGAGGCGGAGGTGCTTCAGATATCCGAAATGGTGGTAATGCCCTTACTAACCGAGTTATTGTTGGCGGTGGTGGTGGCGGTGGAAGTTCTTATGTGGTAGCTACGGGCGGAGACGGCGGTGGCTTAACAGGAGGAAATGGTATGCAATATGGCGGTGTAGTATCAACTAAATCAGGATTAGGAGGCACACAGACTACTGGAGGTGTTGCTGGTACAGATACGCAAGCTGGTAGTGCGGTAGGTACGGCAGGAGCTTTAGGAATCGGCGGCAACTCAGGAGTAGCAGGTTGTTCTGGTGGTGGTGGTGGTGGATATTATGGTGGTGGTGGTGGAAGTGGTTGTAATGGCGGCGGCGGCGGCGGCGGATCTTCCTATCTTGGCGGGTTAACCAATACAACTACAATAAGTGGCGTAAGGAATGGAAACGGTCTTATTACATTTACTTATAATTTCAACGGAGCCGGTGTTATTGCAAGTGCAACCAGTTTATCTATTTGCACTGGTTCAACGCCGACATTAACAGCGTCAAATGTTTTGAGTTATACGTGGACACCTGGTGGTTCAAATGCAACTAGTATTACAGTGAGTCCAACATCAAATACTTCTTACACAGTTCGGGGAACAAATTCTTTAGGGTGTATCTCTACAGCTATTATGAATGTAACCGTGGACCCTGGTATTCCAGTACTTACAGTTGCCAACACAGCTAGTGCAAGCGGTGGTATTTGTCCTACGAAAACGGTAATACTTACTGCGAGTGGTGCTAGTGGTTACACTTGGACTGGCGGGTTAATTCCTGTAACAAATGGCGTGGTATTTTCTCCCACTTCAGCAGTAAGTTACACCGTAAGTGGCGTGAATGCTTGTGGAACAACAACGGCTGTGACTTCAGTTTCTGTTCATCCTTTTCCAACAGTTAATCCTGTTACCAGTACTTCTACATTATGTGCGGGTGGCAGTGTCACTTTAACTGCAACGGGTAATGCAACCAATTATGCATGGTCTGGCGGTACTGGCGGTATCACTAACGGTGTGGGGTTCACCCCCCCGTTAACGGCAACTTATACTGTTATTGGAACAAGTGCTTTAAGTTGTACAGCTTTTGCTACTATGCCGGTTACGGTTTATCCAACACCGATTAATGTACCTACCGCAAATCCCGGTTTAATTTGTATTGGGGGTTCTTCTACCCTTTCTGCAACGGGTGCTCTTTCTTACACTTGGTCAAGTACTACACAAACTGTAAATACAGCCAATTTTATTGTCACTCCAGTTTTGGGAACTACAACGTATACAATTACAAAAGCAAATTCTTCGTGTGTTAACACTCAAGTACTTTCACTGCAAACGAATCCTTTACCGACTGTTTTTGCAATTGTAACTCCTACTGTGGTTTGTGCACTAACACCTGCAACACTTGCAATTGGTGGTGCGCTAACTTATACGTGGACTGCTCCCGGACCTCCAACTTATACTTTTACAGGTTCTAGTCCTATTGTTAGTCCTGTTGTTCCTTCTATTTATTCAGTGTCTGCTTCTGATGGAACTTGTATTAGTACAACCACGGTGTTTTTAAATGCAAATCCAAATCCAACAATTACGGCTACAGCGAGCACACCTTCATTGTGTGAAGGTCAGACCGTTAATCTTAATGCAAGTGGTGGAATTAATTACACTTGGACAGCTACCGGTGGTGGTATTTTTAACGGAGCTAGTATTGCTGATACACCAACAACGGCTACTGCTTATAATGTAACAGGTGATAATTCTTTTGGTTGTACTTCTGGTGCTAGTCAGGTTGTTTTAGTATATCCAAAACCTAGCTTAACGGTAACATCAAATAAAGCCTTGATCTGTTCTGGCGGTGCTGCCACTTTAACGGCTCTTGGAGCTAGCACATACAGTTGGGATGCAAATGCCAACAATGTTTTAACTCAGGCAGCTGTTGTAAATCCAATTGCACTTACCTCGAGTGCTGTTATGTATACCGTTGAAGGAACAAACTCTAATACAGGTTGTAAAAACACCCAAACAGTATTGGTAAACGTTTTTGTTCCTACACTTACAATTAATGGTAGCACAAACACTTGTTCTGGCGGACTAATTAATCTAACCGCGGGTAACGGCGTTTTGGGTACATACAACTGGCATACAGGTAGCGGTACTCCAATTACCAATCAAATTCTGCAAATGCCGCTTACTGTAGCATCCGTATTCACTCTTACTGCCAATAGCAATTCTATTGGTTTAATTTGCCCTGCAACACAAACCATTGCTTTGGGTATTTATTACAATCCTACCATTACTGCCGTTCCTGCAAGAACACTTATTTGCACAAAAGAATCTGTTGGAATTACAGCGGCCGGAGCTACCAGTTACGCCTGGAACAATACCATGACAGGACCAACCATTACGGTATCTCCAACTGGCACTACTGCAAATTATACAGTAACAGGAACAGATGATAACGGTTGTAGCAGTACCGCAACTGTTCAAGTAAAAATATCAAACTGCTCTGGATTAAATGAATTAAGTAATTTGAACAGTGGAGTAAGCATTTATCCAAATCCGAATGATGGTAAGTTCACTATTCAAAGTAAGGTTGATTTAAAACTAAATTTAGTGAATGAATTAGGTCAATTCATCAGAATGATTGAACTATCTGCGGCTAATAAGCACGCAGTAAACATTACTGATTTAGCAAAAGGGATTTATTTTGTTAGTGGACAAATAGATGGGCTTCAGATTTACCAGAAAATTGTGGTGACGAAGTAA
- a CDS encoding glycine-rich protein, with the protein MKRKIHKLVSSTKHGLFALTLTLFSGTAYSQTTYTLNYTGSVQNFTLQAGSYSIECWGADGGDGGLTAATIGTGGKGGYSNGIYTVASTTTLYIYVGGKGQSTNTTGAALVTAAGGWNGGGGGFSGSSNSYYKGGGGGGTDVRTTQNTVYSNRVIVAGGGGGGGGAASTPYVGIGGNGGGTSGQDGVLGTSQTTHNGKGGTQSAGGAGGIYATTSIGVAGSFGLGGNGGSISGNAYPAGGGGGGWYGGGGGATQGGSGGGGSGYIGGVTSATTIMYGQPGFVTRPNVTGNGMVIIKELCNISLSSLTSSSINAICSGNSATLTTNAVSNYSWSTGASTSSIVVSPLSNTVYSLTATSPSNCTSSAVITITVNGSIPVLSVANTASASGGICPTKTVILTASGALTYSWSGGAIPVTNGVVFSPTSAVSYTVSGVNGCGTTTAVTSVSVHPFPTVNPVTSTSTLCAGGSVTLTATGNATNYAWSGGTGGITNGVGFTPPLTATYTVIGTSALSCTAFATMPVTVYPTPINVPTANPGLICIGGSSTLSATGALSYTWSSTTQTVNTANFIVTPVLGTTTYTITKANSSCVNTQVLSLQTNPLPTVFAIVTPTVVCALTPATLAIGGALTYTWTAPGPPTYTFTGSSPIVSPVVPSIYSVSASDGTCISTTTVFLNANPNPTITATASTPSLCEGQTVNLNASGGINYTWTATGGGIFNGASIADTPTTATAYNVTGDNSFGCTSGASQVVLVYPKPSLTVTSNKALICSGGAATLTALGASTYSWDANANNVLTQAAVVNPIALTSSAVMYTVEGTNSNTGCKNTQTVLVNVFVPTLTINGSTNTCSGGLINLTAGNGVLGTYNWHTGSGTPITNQILQMPLTVASVFTLTANSNSIGLICPATQTIALGIYYNPTITAVPARTLICTKESVGITAAGATSYAWNNTMTGPTITVSPTGTTANYTVTGTDDNGCSSTATVQVKISNCSGLNELSNLNSGVSIYPNPNDGKFTIQSKVDLKLNLVNELGQLIRVINLSAINNHEVNISDLAKGIYFVSGQIDGLQIYQKIVVTK; encoded by the coding sequence ATGAAAAGAAAAATACATAAGTTAGTATCAAGCACAAAACACGGATTGTTTGCGCTTACATTGACGCTATTTTCGGGTACGGCTTACTCGCAAACAACGTACACTTTAAATTACACTGGAAGTGTACAAAACTTTACCCTTCAGGCAGGTTCTTATTCTATAGAGTGCTGGGGAGCAGATGGTGGAGATGGCGGACTTACTGCTGCTACAATCGGAACCGGAGGTAAAGGTGGTTATAGCAATGGAATTTATACAGTAGCTTCAACCACAACCTTATACATATATGTTGGAGGAAAAGGTCAATCGACAAATACTACAGGTGCTGCATTGGTTACAGCAGCTGGTGGTTGGAATGGCGGCGGCGGTGGTTTTAGCGGCTCTTCCAATAGTTATTACAAAGGTGGTGGTGGTGGTGGCACAGATGTCAGAACTACTCAAAATACTGTTTATTCAAATAGGGTAATTGTTGCTGGCGGCGGCGGCGGCGGCGGCGGCGCTGCTAGTACACCTTATGTTGGGATTGGTGGTAATGGCGGTGGCACATCTGGCCAAGATGGTGTACTAGGAACTTCTCAAACTACCCACAACGGTAAAGGAGGAACGCAAAGCGCAGGCGGTGCAGGTGGCATATATGCCACCACCAGTATAGGAGTTGCCGGTAGTTTTGGTCTTGGTGGAAATGGAGGAAGTATATCAGGTAACGCCTATCCTGCCGGCGGCGGCGGTGGCGGCTGGTATGGTGGTGGTGGTGGCGCAACTCAAGGTGGCAGCGGTGGCGGCGGCTCCGGCTACATTGGTGGAGTAACAAGTGCTACAACTATCATGTATGGTCAACCCGGTTTTGTGACCAGACCCAATGTGACAGGAAACGGGATGGTAATTATTAAAGAATTATGCAATATTTCACTTTCAAGTTTAACCAGCAGTAGTATCAATGCAATTTGTAGCGGTAATTCGGCGACTCTAACAACCAACGCGGTAAGTAATTATTCGTGGAGCACTGGCGCAAGTACGTCTTCAATTGTTGTTTCTCCCCTGTCTAATACTGTTTATAGTTTAACTGCAACAAGTCCTTCTAATTGTACAAGCTCTGCAGTAATTACAATAACAGTAAACGGATCCATTCCTGTTTTATCAGTTGCCAACACAGCTAGTGCAAGCGGTGGTATTTGTCCTACGAAAACGGTAATACTTACTGCAAGTGGTGCATTGACTTATTCTTGGTCCGGTGGAGCAATTCCTGTAACAAACGGCGTGGTGTTTTCACCCACTTCAGCAGTGAGTTACACTGTGAGCGGTGTAAATGGTTGTGGAACAACAACGGCTGTGACTTCTGTTTCTGTTCATCCTTTTCCAACAGTTAACCCTGTTACCAGTACTTCTACATTATGTGCGGGTGGCAGTGTCACTTTAACTGCAACGGGTAATGCAACCAATTATGCATGGTCTGGCGGTACTGGCGGTATCACTAACGGTGTGGGGTTCACCCCCCCGTTAACGGCAACTTATACTGTTATTGGAACAAGTGCTTTAAGTTGTACAGCTTTTGCTACTATGCCGGTTACGGTTTATCCAACACCGATTAATGTACCTACCGCAAATCCCGGTTTAATTTGTATTGGGGGTTCTTCTACCCTTTCTGCAACGGGTGCTCTTTCTTACACTTGGTCAAGTACTACACAAACTGTAAATACAGCCAATTTTATTGTCACTCCAGTTTTGGGAACTACAACGTATACAATTACAAAAGCAAATTCTTCGTGTGTTAACACTCAAGTACTTTCACTGCAAACGAATCCTTTACCGACTGTTTTTGCAATTGTAACTCCTACTGTGGTTTGTGCACTAACACCTGCAACACTTGCAATTGGTGGTGCGCTAACTTATACGTGGACTGCTCCCGGACCTCCAACTTATACTTTTACAGGTTCTAGTCCTATTGTTAGTCCTGTTGTTCCTTCTATTTATTCAGTGTCTGCTTCTGATGGAACTTGTATTAGTACAACCACGGTGTTTTTAAATGCAAATCCAAATCCAACAATTACGGCTACAGCGAGCACACCTTCATTGTGTGAAGGTCAGACCGTTAATCTTAATGCAAGTGGTGGAATTAATTACACTTGGACAGCTACCGGTGGTGGTATTTTTAACGGAGCTAGTATTGCTGATACACCAACAACGGCTACTGCTTATAATGTAACAGGTGATAATTCTTTTGGTTGTACTTCTGGTGCTAGTCAGGTTGTTTTAGTATATCCAAAACCTAGCTTAACGGTAACATCAAATAAAGCCTTGATCTGTTCTGGCGGTGCTGCCACTTTAACGGCTCTTGGAGCTAGCACATACAGTTGGGATGCAAATGCCAACAATGTTTTAACTCAGGCAGCTGTTGTAAATCCAATTGCACTTACCTCGAGTGCTGTTATGTATACCGTTGAAGGAACAAACTCTAATACAGGTTGTAAAAACACCCAAACAGTATTGGTAAACGTTTTTGTTCCTACACTTACAATTAATGGTAGCACAAACACTTGTTCTGGCGGACTAATTAATCTAACCGCGGGTAACGGAGTTTTGGGTACATACAACTGGCATACAGGTAGCGGTACTCCAATTACCAATCAAATTCTGCAAATGCCGCTTACTGTAGCATCCGTATTCACTCTTACTGCCAATAGCAATTCTATTGGTTTAATTTGCCCTGCAACACAAACCATTGCTTTGGGTATTTATTACAATCCTACCATTACTGCCGTTCCTGCAAGAACACTTATTTGCACAAAAGAATCTGTTGGAATTACAGCGGCCGGAGCTACCAGTTACGCCTGGAACAATACCATGACAGGACCAACCATTACGGTATCTCCAACTGGCACTACTGCAAATTATACAGTAACAGGAACAGATGATAACGGTTGTAGCAGTACCGCAACTGTTCAAGTAAAAATATCAAACTGCTCTGGATTAAATGAATTAAGTAATTTGAACAGTGGAGTAAGCATTTATCCAAATCCGAATGATGGTAAGTTCACTATTCAAAGTAAGGTTGATTTAAAACTAAATTTAGTGAATGAACTCGGTCAACTCATTAGAGTGATAAATCTGTCTGCAATCAATAATCATGAAGTAAACATCAGTGATCTTGCAAAAGGAATTTATTTTGTTAGTGGACAAATAGATGGGCTTCAGATTTATCAGAAGATTGTGGTGACGAAATAA